In Pedobacter sp. SL55, the following proteins share a genomic window:
- a CDS encoding formimidoylglutamase, whose translation MTLSDFFSPIDTEKFTPKHGFLTSQLGMKVEFYTDIFPDLEEEKYDLAIIGVKDDRGAVNNNGCSLAPDYFREQFYLLNEGQSPTKIIDLGNIIAGQQVSDTYFALKTVVAELVKLDIVPIIIGGGQDLTYAQYMGYESLEQKVDLLVVDNRFDLEQDENEDVVTTSQSYLTKIFLHQPNYLFNFSNMGYQTYFVNQDSLRVMDKLYFDVHRLGEFVSDLSVSEPVIRNANMVSFDMGSIRSSDACGNANMVPNGFYGEDACRISRYAGMSDKLTSIGFYEFNPAFDKGGQTAMLLSQMVWYFVDGYYSRKKDFPLTPKSQYIIYRASVNDGATEVNFVKSKKSDRWWMQVPYPANGSKNERFHLVPCRYDDYNTAVKGEMPDLWWRTYQKLA comes from the coding sequence ATGACTTTATCCGATTTTTTTTCTCCTATTGATACCGAAAAATTTACACCTAAACATGGTTTCTTAACTAGCCAACTGGGCATGAAGGTAGAATTTTATACAGATATCTTTCCGGATTTGGAAGAAGAGAAGTATGATTTGGCCATTATTGGCGTAAAAGATGATAGGGGAGCGGTAAACAATAATGGTTGTTCTTTGGCTCCAGATTATTTTAGGGAGCAATTTTATTTGTTGAACGAAGGCCAGTCGCCAACTAAAATTATCGACTTAGGAAACATCATAGCTGGCCAGCAAGTGTCTGACACCTATTTTGCGCTTAAAACTGTAGTTGCCGAATTGGTTAAATTGGATATTGTGCCCATTATTATTGGTGGTGGACAAGACTTAACCTATGCGCAATACATGGGCTACGAAAGTTTGGAGCAGAAAGTAGATTTGTTGGTAGTTGATAATCGCTTTGATTTAGAGCAAGATGAAAATGAGGATGTTGTTACTACCTCCCAGAGCTATTTAACTAAGATTTTCTTGCATCAACCTAACTACTTGTTCAACTTTAGTAACATGGGCTACCAAACTTATTTTGTTAACCAAGATAGTTTGAGAGTGATGGATAAGCTATATTTTGATGTGCACCGTTTGGGCGAATTTGTCTCCGATTTATCAGTTTCTGAGCCTGTAATCCGCAATGCAAATATGGTAAGTTTCGATATGGGCTCCATTCGCTCTAGCGATGCCTGTGGTAATGCTAATATGGTGCCTAATGGTTTTTACGGCGAAGATGCTTGCCGTATTTCACGCTATGCTGGGATGAGCGATAAGCTTACTTCCATTGGTTTCTATGAGTTTAATCCAGCTTTCGATAAGGGCGGGCAAACGGCCATGTTACTGTCGCAAATGGTGTGGTATTTTGTAGATGGCTATTACAGCCGCAAAAAGGATTTTCCACTAACGCCAAAATCTCAATATATCATTTACCGAGCAAGCGTAAACGATGGAGCTACCGAAGTAAATTTTGTGAAGAGCAAAAAATCTGACCGATGGTGGATGCAGGTGCCTTATCCGGCCAATGGCTCTAAAAACGAACGTTTTCATCTGGTGCCTTGTAGGTACGATGATTACAATACCGCCGTTAAAGGAGAAATGCCAGACCTTTGGTGGCGCACTTATCAAAAACTAGCCTAA
- a CDS encoding redoxin domain-containing protein, producing MKKIILSAMLLSPIALMAQSDFTLKGATKTVANGNKVYLVYAENGQRLTDSAIVNNGAFEFKGKVTNPVMGNVFNNVNPYKKGANTKNMDYTALYIEPGNITLNSADSLKSAVAGGTQANIDNAKLAASLKSFADQEKALNDEYASYTKEQKEDSKVMDVLIAKFDAIKAQKTPVYLKFVKENPKSYISLMQLSALASNDKVVGEVEKLYATLSPELKATKVGQSIPATIDATKKTAVGVMAMDFTQNDPDGKPVKLSDFKGKYVLVDFWAAWCGPCRQENPNVVEAFQKFKDKNFTVLGISLDGGSTRTTKEQWLKAVEDDKLTWTHVSDLQGWSNAVSSAWGIRSIPANFLIDPSGKIVAKDLRGNALHNKLAEVLDKKQSKILSRFDEGLSEKLGRHSCLVAFNLLMVLSLTTKKYLI from the coding sequence ATGAAAAAAATAATTCTTTCGGCCATGCTGCTATCTCCAATAGCATTAATGGCTCAATCAGATTTTACTTTAAAAGGTGCTACAAAAACGGTGGCTAATGGCAATAAAGTATATTTGGTTTACGCAGAAAACGGACAAAGATTAACCGATTCGGCTATAGTTAACAATGGTGCTTTTGAGTTTAAAGGAAAGGTTACCAACCCAGTAATGGGTAACGTTTTCAATAATGTTAACCCTTACAAAAAAGGTGCAAACACCAAAAATATGGATTACACGGCTTTGTACATTGAGCCAGGAAACATCACATTAAATAGCGCCGATAGCTTAAAATCTGCTGTTGCGGGTGGTACACAGGCTAATATTGATAATGCCAAGTTAGCTGCCTCATTAAAGTCTTTTGCTGATCAGGAAAAAGCACTTAACGACGAATACGCATCGTATACAAAAGAGCAAAAAGAAGATAGTAAGGTAATGGATGTACTAATTGCTAAGTTCGATGCCATTAAAGCTCAAAAAACTCCAGTTTATTTGAAGTTCGTTAAAGAAAATCCAAAATCGTACATTAGCTTAATGCAGCTAAGCGCTTTAGCTAGTAATGATAAAGTAGTGGGCGAGGTAGAGAAATTGTACGCAACACTTTCGCCAGAGCTAAAAGCAACCAAAGTAGGACAATCTATTCCGGCTACTATAGATGCGACTAAAAAAACAGCTGTGGGTGTAATGGCAATGGATTTTACGCAAAACGATCCAGATGGAAAGCCAGTAAAACTATCTGATTTTAAAGGTAAATATGTGTTGGTAGACTTTTGGGCAGCATGGTGCGGGCCTTGCAGACAAGAAAACCCTAATGTGGTAGAGGCGTTCCAAAAATTTAAAGATAAAAACTTCACGGTGTTGGGCATTTCTTTAGACGGAGGTAGTACCAGAACAACAAAAGAGCAATGGTTAAAAGCCGTTGAAGATGATAAGTTAACTTGGACTCATGTTTCTGATTTGCAAGGTTGGAGCAATGCAGTTTCTTCTGCTTGGGGAATTAGAAGCATTCCTGCTAACTTTTTAATAGATCCTAGCGGTAAAATTGTAGCAAAAGATTTAAGAGGTAATGCCTTACATAACAAGCTTGCCGAAGTGTTAGACAAAAAACAAAGTAAGATTTTAAGTAGATTTGATGAAGGCCTTTCCGAGAAATTGGGAAGGCATTCTTGTTTGGTTGCATTTAACCTGTTGATGGTGTTATCACTAACAACGAAAAAGTATTTGATATAG